A genome region from Gemmatimonadota bacterium includes the following:
- a CDS encoding AAA family ATPase, translating to MYDKYWNLTELPFENVPDPRFFYSSRDHQRALLQMFYAINNRLGAAVLTSDVGCGKTTVGRMLIHELSSDRYKIALMDRPGLSPEDFLRDMLEQLDVEDQSNGKLQRALEVQAVKSANAGKYTVVIVDDAHAIEDDDTFEALQSLFSFQRNGRFFLTLLLVGQADLMERVAGVEALGQQVARQYHLAPLKREETLSYVQTRLEKAGADRSLFDEDALDALYQASNGVPQNINNICDIALLLGFDAGVKTVGEEQIEKAVYAVDNL from the coding sequence GTGTACGATAAATATTGGAATCTGACAGAATTGCCGTTTGAAAATGTGCCAGATCCGCGTTTTTTTTATTCTTCGAGAGATCACCAGAGAGCATTGTTGCAAATGTTTTACGCGATCAATAACCGCCTGGGGGCTGCCGTGCTCACGAGCGATGTGGGCTGTGGCAAAACCACTGTGGGTCGCATGCTCATCCATGAACTGTCATCTGATAGGTATAAAATCGCACTTATGGATAGACCTGGTCTTTCGCCGGAAGACTTTCTGCGGGATATGCTCGAGCAATTGGACGTTGAGGACCAATCGAACGGAAAATTGCAACGCGCACTTGAGGTTCAGGCCGTCAAAAGTGCCAATGCGGGCAAATATACGGTTGTTATTGTCGATGATGCCCATGCAATAGAAGACGACGATACGTTTGAAGCGTTGCAATCTCTGTTCAGCTTTCAACGCAACGGGCGTTTTTTTCTCACCCTTCTCCTCGTTGGACAGGCAGATCTCATGGAACGGGTTGCGGGCGTTGAGGCATTGGGACAACAGGTTGCGCGGCAATATCATCTCGCGCCGCTCAAGCGCGAAGAAACCCTATCTTATGTGCAAACTCGTCTGGAAAAAGCTGGGGCTGATCGATCTTTATTTGATGAGGACGCGCTCGACGCGCTCTATCAAGCGTCTAATGGTGTTCCACAAAATATAAATAATATTTGCGATATTGCCCTGTTGCTCGGTTTTGATGCCGGGGTCAAAACCGTTGGAGAGGAACAGATAGAGAAAGCTGTTTACGCGGTTGACAATCTGTAG